A genomic stretch from Coffea arabica cultivar ET-39 chromosome 10c, Coffea Arabica ET-39 HiFi, whole genome shotgun sequence includes:
- the LOC113713404 gene encoding 2,3-bisphosphoglycerate-dependent phosphoglycerate mutase 1, whose amino-acid sequence MATTVFQQALGTLESHSCLSSSGFRHECGSASVKLISKDFKVDIALMRRGNYCSKKRSFSLIQASTSQTTVFDPVSSPLHKTANDSKKKPSEAALILIRHGESMWNEKNLFTGCVDVPLTKKGVEEAIEAGKRISNIPIDLIYTSALIRAQMTAMLAMTQHRRKKVPIIQHEENEQARAWSQIFSEETNKQCIPVITAWQLNERMYGELQGLNKQETADKYGKEKVQEWRRSYDIPPPNGESLEMCAERAVAYFQEHIEPQLQSGKNVMIAAHGNSLRSIIMYLDKLTSQEVISLELSTGIPMLYIFKEGSFIRRGSPVAPTEAGVYAYTKRLAQYRQRLDEMLQ is encoded by the exons ATGGCCACCACAGTGTTTCAGCAAGCTCTTGGGACTCTTGAATCCCACAGTTGCTTGAGTAGTTCTGGATTTCGCCATGAGTGTGGAAGTGCTTCAGTGAAGTTGATCTCAAAGGATTTCAAGGTTGATATTGCCCTGATGAGAAGAGGAAACTATTGCTCTAAAAAGAGAAGTTTCAGTCtaattcaagcctcaacttcTCAAACAACTGTCTTTGACCCTGTGTCTTCTCCATTGCACAAGACAGCCAATGACTCAAAGAAGAAGCCGA GTGAAGCAGCTCTGATCCTGATTAGGCATGGTGAGTCTATGTGGAATGAGAAAAACCTGTTCACTGGCTGTGTTGATGTTCCATTGACAAAAAAAGGTGTTGAAGAGGCAATTGAAGCGGGAAAAAGAATCAGCAATATACCTATTGACTTGATTTATACATCTGCTTTGATTCGTGCACAGATGACTGCTATGCTAGCCATGACCCAGCACCGACGCAAGAAG GTTCCAATCATTCAACATGAAGAGAATGAGCAGGCAAGAGCTTGGAGTCAAATTTTTAGTGAAGAGACCAACAAACAGTGTATTCCTGTTATAACAGCATGGCAATTGAATGAAAGGAT GTATGGGGAACTGCAGGGTCTAAATAAGCAGGAAACAGCAGATAAATATGGGAAGGAAAAAGTTCAAGAGTGGCGCCGTAGTTATGATATACCTCCACCAAATGGCGAGAGCTTAGAGATGTGTGCTGAGAGAGCCGTTGCCTACTTCCAAGAACAT ATTGAACCCCAACTTCAGTCTGGGAAAAATGTAATGATTGCGGCCCATGGGAACTCATTGAGATCAATCATCATGTATCTTGACAAGCTGACTTCTCAAGAG GTTATAAGTTTGGAACTCTCTACTGGTATACCCATGCTTTACATATTCAAGGAGGGAAGCTTTATTCGAAGGGGAAGTCCAGTGGCACCAACTGAGGCGGGGGTTTATGCTTATACTAAG CGCTTGGCCCAATATAGGCAGAGGTTAGATGAGATGCTTCAATAA